Part of the Scomber scombrus unplaced genomic scaffold, fScoSco1.1 SCAFFOLD_597, whole genome shotgun sequence genome is shown below.
GTTTTCTGCGGAGGAGGAAACGCTTCAAAGTGGGCGGCATGCTTTCCGCGGACCCGCTGGTTCCCACCAAGGCTCAGGACGCAGCGTCctacctgcagcagcagcaggccaaGCTGCGGCTGAGCGCGCTGCACGGATACAACCTGAGCTCCGTGTCTCAGCCTTCAAGCTTCAAACACCCGTTCGCCATCGAGAACATCATCGCCAGAGAGTATAAGATGCCTGGCGGGCTGGCGGCCTTCTCCACCACCGGCTACCCGCTGCACAACCAGCTGACCCCGGCCTGGCCGCACATGTACGGCTCCGGGATGATGGACCCCTCGGCCCccatctccatggcaaccagcGACTACTCTCCTTACGGCATCCAGTATAAATCCATCTGCCACGGCGGCCAGACTCTTCCGGCCATCCCGGTGCCCATCAAACCCACCCCTGCCTCGCTGCCGGGCCTGCCGGGGCTCCACACACATCTCCCCGCATTCCTGGCGAGCTCTCCCCGCTCTCTGAGCCCCACATCCCCGCAGACAGCCACCGGGCAGAGCAGCCCGGCCGGGCCCGGAGAGGCGCTGCCCTCCTTGGCCTCCAACACGCTGCAGTCCGTGGTGGCGGTGCACTGACCGGAATCtgactttattcttttttatattaaaaaaacaaacaaactcgatttaaaaaaaacaaaaaacaaaaaagtggaAATGACTTCTTCAACTccaaagctgttttttctcctggACGCAAATGTGAGGATGTGcgtgtattttttattttgaagcagAAGCGACTTTAAACCCTTTCTAGGAATGCTCAAACAACCCTAAATTTAATCTCATCacccttaaaaaataaatacattactattgtattttttttcaacatatacatttaattattttgcagCCTGTCTGTTATGCTGCAGGTtcacatggttttattttaaccgCTTTTAGTaatttggatagttctgtcattaataatCTTTCTTTCAGGGTTAATTAACtatctgatatattattatacattgtaaTAAACCACTCTATTATGTATTAATGTTTATTGGTTGTAATTTAGCAGGAGGTTTAAACACTTGCAGGTTATTGCTCGGCTCCTCTAAAGGTCTGATTGTAGAGTCGCTtctgttttaaagctttttatttgtttttgtctcgtCTCACTTTCAACTAAACAAGTTTCCCATCATGTTAAGAAAAACCAGCCAGTTGGCCTCTGACCTTTAGCCACACAACAAAGGAAATCATTcgtttgtttttcctgttagAATAATTTTAGTCACTAATTTCTGCCAGAaactaaaatcatttaaatcgctttctatattgttttttcttcacattcCTTCAGTCGGTTCTGGGGTTTAACAGCTCGGATGTTGTGGTGACAAATTATGGGATCTTTTGTGTCTTGCAGCCTTTTCTTCTCAAACTGAAAGAAAACTCTGCAGATTAAtgactttttaacttttttttttctcggcctcctctctgttgtttcttttcttgctcctgaaaacaaaaaagttcaaaaCCCCTGAAAGGAAGTTCATTTTCTCACATGCAggatttttatctttaaaaaaaaaagaacattattataaaacacatacaacaaaagtcaaaaaggaaaaaaccaAATAATTCCACAGTCTTTGTCCCTTattttttacaaacattttatttgtcgATATGAACAATCgcagagatgaagaagatgaaatAAGACTTGAAATCATATATTTATGTCAGAGGTTCTGCAcacttcaaaaaaaagaaaaaaaccctggaGATATTTGACCATGAATGCAACGATCTACTGTCTCTgatgcacttttaaaaaaaaaatgagatctagatgtttttttattctgcagCCTGTTGTGGAGCTTTTTACTACACAgctccagcacgactcgccgcgactcggtttggtaccaggaaccttttccattacaaaaaagtacctactcaacgtgggcggggttgtcctagcacggctccgcgaaactgccgtgacttcgttttatacgcgacacaaacacataaccaatggaggacatggaggcgatggtgtacttgctgctgtatgaggctttctgtctcacacaaagcaagagaagagaaacgaatctctgtaacgctgttgttggtatttaaaaatgcagggtttgattcttgtgtgggacggctcgtgactcttccagcgactctctaaccaatcagtggccggcagtctgttgacgtcacatttagtatcggttcgcttggaacctcggtagagcagatactaaaaaagtaccaggtaccaggtactatccctgatggagacgcaaaaagaaccgagccCAGTCGAGTTTGCTGGAACTGTGTGatggaaaagcgccattggtttaatttaaaggttgtttttgtttttgtttttttaaagctgtgttgTATTTGTACTGCTGCATGCTCCTCCTGtctgaaaacaaagagaaatattcagtgtttgtaagtttattattattttgggcTGAAAGCATAAAGCATGAACATGAACACGCTCTGTCTGCTCATCAGGATCCATTAAAACCTTCatggagaaaaatacattttataaacatcAGTGAAGAAGCTTTTTATTCCCCTGCATCATCACCTCCTACTGttcttcattattttacatttcagacaGAAATATGATCATTTACTGCATTTATCTTTACAGCTGCAGCCTCTGGATacttcacacattcacattttaaatctggTTGTCAAGTAAAAATCTTTAATTTCCATAAAATCAGccttaaaatatttgttttaatagcTTTTATCAGCTTGTGgatgatattattattttctattatcgATGTTAAATCTACAAAAATGTCAGAACAATGTCAAACATAACTTCTCTTGTTGAGTTTAACTAACAAACCAAAAGTAAAGAGattacaaaaaatatgaaacagaaacatttagATTATAATaagttataattataatatttaacatcTGATCATCTGTTGACTAAATATAGAGATATGTTGGTTTGCAGCTCATctttaaatgaagtgaaatttgactaaaatcatcattttaatacaatatttaaactacattatattttgttttattaaagcaGATCTGAaactttatgattatttttattattgatggaaaatctttttaaaaatgtcagaaaatgtgtgaaaaatgttcCTCATAGTTTCCCAAAGAGACGTCGGCATTTACCTCTAAACTCTGACTAACaaagaaaatagtttaaataatttacagaaatatgaaacaaaggaaagaaaatcaacaaaagacacatttcagctcaataatttaaagataaagataaagatacatttattgatcccacagtggggaaaattaacttctacagcagctcaaaaaatagtgatatagaaaaaaacaaaaacaaataaatccaacaataaaattaaaaagtaaataaaaagaccctaaaatgcaattataacatacATTTACAAACAACTATCAAATTACTTATAatgatgattcattttctgtcaattaattaatataaagaCACTATAAATGTAAGTTGACATGTTTATATTAATAACATTTCTCACATATTAATATATTTCTCTCTGAGTGTTTCTACCTGCAGCAGCTCGtcatgtgatgtgtttaaatCCTTCAAACTAAAGGAGACATGAGAGGAAACAACCTTTTaccttttattaaatataatatataaatatttacagtaaattattcatcacagaaaagaaagatgtaaagatttatttatacatttatcacactttttttttaaatggaaaaagcatcaaaagcagaagaagaaacgtCTGTAATCTGACAGTCGACACTCTTTATCTTTCctgtatgttatttatttattaacatatttatttatttagcgtTTATGCTTTTTACTGATTTTAAGGACGATGATGCATTAACCAGAAATCACTCAATGACTTTAAATGCTGctgaaaactaataaaaacaacagacaagCTTCAGAttacaatgaaatacaattttacaaagccttaaaaaatattctgttaTCATAATCTCCTTAATTAATTACTAAACTTAATTTATAACTGAAAGTGcttaatttaatgtgtttatctgtttttaaatgacacattttacacatttagaCAGTAACCTGCTAAATgacacaataacacattaaacatgtagaaaagattaattttacatgtttattattaagtAGTTTTAACATTAACAGACTcgctttatatttatttagcttTGATTCTTGAAGACTCGTCAATATAACACGAGACTGATCCGTCTCATCTGTAACTGGAACCATTATTAAAGCTTCAGACTCAAACAGAGCAGCAGGTTCTGGTTCTCACATCAGAGGAGAACGGTTCTCCACTTCCACACAACGCATTAGAGTCCAGTGTTTGAATCTTAATCTGACTCacagtttattttatcttaattcAAACTATTCACACAATCTGTATTTGACTTTAACCTtcttgtcgtcctcccgggtcaaattgaccccgtctgttttgactgttccttctttccttcttccctctttctttaatttttcctttgttcttcccttccttccctctttctttgctccctccaccttccatacttctttcctcactttcttccttcctcccttccttccttccttccttcttcctcccttccttccttgactcgatgacaacaggagggttaaacct
Proteins encoded:
- the LOC133977114 gene encoding forkhead box protein B1-like, with the translated sequence MPRPGRNTYSDQKPPYSYISLTAMAIQSCPEKMLPLSEIYKFIMDRFPYYRENTQRWQNSLRHNLSFNDCFIKIPRRPDQPGKGSFWALHPSCGDMFENGSFLRRRKRFKVGGMLSADPLVPTKAQDAASYLQQQQAKLRLSALHGYNLSSVSQPSSFKHPFAIENIIAREYKMPGGLAAFSTTGYPLHNQLTPAWPHMYGSGMMDPSAPISMATSDYSPYGIQYKSICHGGQTLPAIPVPIKPTPASLPGLPGLHTHLPAFLASSPRSLSPTSPQTATGQSSPAGPGEALPSLASNTLQSVVAVH